Proteins encoded together in one Fimbriiglobus ruber window:
- the pepF gene encoding oligoendopeptidase F yields the protein MAATADRLPPRAAVPVQDTWDLSSLFPSDAAWEAAFAEWERAIDGYARFRGTLGDSAAALLAFLEFDLKFERVADRLSTYAFLKSTEDVADSAYLGMKARYLGSAAKAAEAGSYFRPELLAVPDARLREYLTAPELAPYKLTLERLIRFKPHTLSEKEERLLAMQIETAHTPRNVFDQLTDADLKFGTIELEPGRTIDLTHGSYMVCLEHPNRDVRKKAFHQYYAEFSDHANTLAATLAGSVKQDVFASRVRNHSSARAAAMFPDNVPASVYDNLCGAVRANLPAVHKYYQVRRRAMKLDDVHFYDVYVPILSDVQKRTTWDEGVELVIAALAPLGKEYTDTLATGLRGRWCDRYENKGKHSGAFSSGCYDSDPYILMNYKPDVFDHVFTLAHEAGHSMHTHLSKGQPYQYSSYTIFVAEVASTFNEQLLGRYLMARAKDDRERAYYLNREIDDIRRTIIRQTMFAEYERVTHDLAEKNAPLTLDTLRGEYRKLLDAYFGPDFALDAELSLEGLRIPHFYRAFYVYKYATGLSAAIALAERVAGGGKAELDAYLGFLKGGSSKDPLDLLRGAGVDMETPEPVNAALARFSKLVDELDALLK from the coding sequence ATGGCCGCCACCGCTGACCGCTTGCCGCCCCGCGCGGCTGTGCCCGTTCAAGACACCTGGGACTTGAGTTCGCTGTTCCCGTCCGACGCGGCGTGGGAAGCCGCGTTCGCCGAGTGGGAACGGGCCATCGACGGGTACGCCAGGTTCCGCGGGACGCTGGGCGACAGCGCAGCCGCCCTGCTCGCGTTCCTCGAATTCGACCTGAAGTTCGAGCGTGTGGCTGACCGGCTCAGCACTTACGCGTTCCTGAAAAGTACCGAAGACGTGGCCGATAGTGCGTACCTGGGGATGAAGGCCCGATACCTGGGGAGTGCGGCGAAGGCGGCCGAGGCCGGGAGTTACTTCCGGCCAGAACTGCTGGCGGTTCCGGACGCAAGGCTGCGCGAATACCTCACGGCCCCGGAACTGGCTCCGTACAAGTTGACCCTCGAACGGCTGATCCGATTCAAGCCGCACACGCTGAGCGAGAAGGAGGAACGCCTCCTCGCGATGCAGATCGAGACCGCACACACGCCGCGGAACGTGTTCGATCAACTCACGGATGCCGACCTGAAGTTCGGTACGATCGAGCTGGAACCGGGTCGCACCATCGACCTGACGCACGGGTCGTACATGGTCTGTCTCGAACACCCGAACCGCGACGTGCGGAAGAAGGCGTTCCACCAGTATTACGCCGAGTTCTCCGACCACGCGAACACCCTGGCCGCCACGCTCGCCGGGTCGGTGAAGCAGGACGTGTTCGCGTCCCGCGTGCGGAACCATTCGTCCGCGCGGGCAGCCGCGATGTTCCCGGACAACGTTCCCGCGTCCGTTTACGACAACCTGTGCGGCGCCGTCCGGGCGAACCTGCCGGCCGTCCACAAGTATTACCAGGTCCGCCGGCGGGCCATGAAACTGGACGACGTCCACTTTTACGACGTGTACGTCCCCATTCTGTCCGACGTGCAGAAGCGGACGACCTGGGACGAGGGCGTGGAACTGGTGATCGCGGCGCTCGCACCCCTCGGCAAGGAGTACACGGACACGCTGGCGACGGGCCTCCGCGGGCGCTGGTGCGATCGGTACGAGAACAAGGGCAAGCACAGCGGCGCGTTCAGCAGCGGGTGCTACGACAGCGACCCGTACATCCTGATGAACTACAAGCCGGACGTCTTCGACCACGTGTTCACGCTCGCCCACGAGGCCGGGCACTCGATGCACACGCACCTGTCGAAGGGCCAGCCGTATCAGTATTCGAGCTACACGATCTTCGTGGCCGAGGTGGCGAGCACGTTCAACGAGCAGTTACTGGGCCGCTACCTCATGGCCCGCGCGAAGGACGACCGCGAGCGGGCGTATTACCTCAACCGCGAAATCGACGACATTCGCCGGACGATCATCCGGCAGACGATGTTCGCCGAATACGAGCGGGTGACTCACGACCTGGCCGAGAAGAACGCCCCCTTGACCCTCGACACGCTCCGCGGCGAATACCGTAAGCTGCTCGACGCCTACTTCGGCCCGGATTTCGCGCTGGACGCCGAACTCTCGCTGGAAGGCCTGCGCATCCCGCACTTTTACCGGGCGTTCTACGTGTACAAGTACGCCACCGGCCTCTCCGCCGCGATCGCGCTGGCCGAGCGGGTGGCGGGCGGGGGCAAAGCCGAACTCGACGCCTACCTCGGCTTCCTCAAAGGTGGTAGCTCGAAAGACCCGCTCGACCTGCTGCGCGGGGCGGGGGTCGACATGGAGACGCCGGAGCCGGTGAACGCGGCCCTCGCGCGGTTCAGTAAACTGGTCGACGAACTGGACGCGTTGCTGAAGTGA
- a CDS encoding TlpA disulfide reductase family protein codes for MRSLLAASFLFLLTACSSAEDKNEKDKTKKERETAKLGIGDAAPPLKVDHWLNGAGPSEFERDKVYVLDFWATWCGPCIHMMPHLAELQREYKDQGLVVAPVTTTDDRNPMAAVSGFVRQQGPKLGLAFAVCNTEDTYRAYMRAAGQNSLPTSFVIDKAGKVAYIGHPMNLDSVLPKVLAGTWRGREDADALMKETEELEVILSTADEKPADALKALTGFETAHPDRAKQSSYQWNKLILLVQAKKFDDAKALTETLIPKMIEKKQAGALNDVRLLWSDDKLNPGRKNIDLAVRAAEASRTIAGEKDPSAMFAVADASFKAGNKAKAVELTEQAIELAKEDDLKKFLKEQLFKFQK; via the coding sequence ATGCGGTCCCTGCTCGCGGCCTCTTTCTTATTTCTGCTGACGGCCTGCTCGTCCGCGGAAGACAAGAACGAAAAAGACAAAACGAAAAAAGAGCGAGAGACCGCGAAACTCGGGATCGGCGACGCCGCCCCGCCGTTGAAAGTCGACCACTGGCTCAACGGCGCGGGGCCGAGTGAATTCGAACGAGATAAGGTCTATGTTCTGGACTTCTGGGCGACGTGGTGCGGGCCGTGCATCCACATGATGCCCCACCTCGCCGAACTGCAGCGCGAGTACAAGGACCAGGGGTTGGTCGTGGCCCCGGTGACGACGACCGACGACCGCAACCCGATGGCGGCGGTGAGCGGGTTCGTCCGGCAGCAGGGGCCCAAACTCGGCCTCGCGTTCGCCGTCTGCAACACCGAAGACACCTACCGGGCCTACATGCGGGCGGCCGGGCAGAACTCGTTGCCGACGTCGTTCGTGATCGACAAGGCCGGCAAGGTCGCGTACATCGGGCACCCGATGAACCTCGACAGCGTACTGCCCAAGGTCCTCGCCGGGACGTGGCGCGGGCGGGAAGACGCGGACGCGCTCATGAAGGAGACGGAGGAACTCGAAGTGATCCTGTCCACGGCCGACGAGAAACCGGCCGACGCGCTCAAAGCCCTGACCGGTTTCGAAACCGCGCACCCGGACCGGGCCAAGCAATCGTCCTACCAGTGGAACAAATTGATCCTGCTCGTCCAGGCCAAGAAGTTCGACGACGCCAAGGCGCTGACCGAGACCCTGATCCCGAAAATGATCGAGAAGAAGCAAGCCGGAGCGTTGAACGACGTCCGCTTACTCTGGTCCGACGACAAGCTGAACCCGGGCCGCAAGAACATCGACCTCGCCGTCCGCGCGGCCGAGGCTTCGCGGACGATTGCCGGAGAGAAAGACCCGTCGGCGATGTTCGCGGTCGCCGACGCGAGCTTCAAGGCCGGCAACAAGGCGAAGGCCGTCGAATTAACCGAGCAGGCGATCGAACTCGCCAAGGAAGACGACCTGAAGAAGTTCCTGAAAGAACAACTCTTCAAGTTCCAGAAGTAG
- the xylA gene encoding xylose isomerase gives MSFFPDVSKIAYEGPDSKNPLAFRHYNPDELVEGKSMKDHLRFAVAYWHTFRGTGSDPFGPGTAVRPWEDGTDSVDMAVKRVRVAFEFMEKLGCPFYCFHDRDVSPEGKTLTDSNKNLDAVVKALKEEQQRTGIKLLWGTANLFSNPRFMHGASTSCNADVFAFSAAQVKKALEVTKELGGENYVFWGGREGYVNLYNTDLRRELDHFAKFLQMAVDYKKKIGFGGTFLIEPKPHEPTSHQYDFDCGNCMAFLRTYGLEKEFKFNVETNHATLAKHTMYHELAYASAYGMLGSIDANRGDLLLGWDTDQFPTDLYTTAQVMLVVLGQGGIGAGGLNFDAKVRRESFEPIDLFHAHIGGMDAFAHGLKIAAAIRKDGALKDIVKQRYASWDDGIGKKIEADSEDFASLEAYMLQKGNAAANVSGRQELIENIFNRYFR, from the coding sequence ATGAGCTTTTTCCCGGACGTGTCCAAAATCGCCTACGAAGGCCCGGACTCCAAGAACCCGCTCGCCTTCCGGCACTACAACCCGGACGAACTGGTCGAAGGGAAGTCCATGAAGGACCACCTCCGGTTCGCGGTGGCCTACTGGCACACGTTCCGCGGGACCGGCAGCGACCCGTTCGGTCCCGGTACCGCCGTGCGGCCGTGGGAAGACGGCACGGACAGCGTGGACATGGCCGTCAAGCGGGTCCGCGTGGCGTTCGAGTTCATGGAAAAGCTCGGCTGCCCGTTCTACTGCTTCCACGACCGCGACGTGTCGCCGGAAGGCAAGACACTCACCGACTCGAACAAGAACCTGGACGCGGTCGTTAAAGCCCTCAAGGAGGAGCAGCAGCGAACCGGCATCAAGCTCCTCTGGGGCACCGCCAACCTGTTCAGCAACCCGCGGTTCATGCACGGGGCGTCCACCAGTTGCAACGCGGACGTGTTCGCCTTCTCGGCCGCCCAGGTCAAGAAGGCGCTCGAAGTGACGAAGGAACTCGGCGGCGAAAACTACGTTTTCTGGGGCGGCCGCGAGGGGTACGTCAACCTGTACAACACCGACCTCCGCCGGGAACTCGACCACTTCGCCAAGTTCCTCCAGATGGCCGTCGACTACAAGAAGAAGATCGGCTTCGGTGGCACCTTCCTGATCGAGCCGAAGCCGCACGAGCCGACCAGCCACCAGTACGACTTCGACTGCGGGAACTGCATGGCGTTCCTGCGGACGTACGGGTTGGAGAAGGAGTTCAAGTTCAACGTCGAAACCAACCACGCCACGCTCGCCAAGCACACGATGTACCACGAACTCGCGTACGCCAGCGCGTACGGGATGCTCGGCAGCATCGACGCGAACCGCGGCGACCTCCTCCTCGGGTGGGACACCGACCAGTTCCCGACCGACCTCTACACGACCGCCCAGGTCATGCTCGTGGTCCTCGGCCAGGGCGGGATCGGCGCGGGCGGCCTGAACTTCGACGCCAAGGTCCGCCGCGAGAGCTTCGAGCCGATCGACCTGTTCCACGCCCACATCGGCGGTATGGACGCGTTCGCCCACGGCCTCAAGATCGCCGCCGCGATCCGCAAGGACGGCGCGCTCAAGGACATCGTCAAGCAGCGGTACGCGTCGTGGGATGACGGGATCGGCAAGAAGATCGAGGCCGACTCCGAGGACTTCGCGTCGCTCGAAGCCTACATGCTGCAGAAGGGGAACGCGGCGGCCAACGTCTCGGGCCGCCAGGAGTTGATCGAGAACATCTTCAACCGCTACTTCCGCTAA
- a CDS encoding acyltransferase family protein gives MGRPAREIRSLTGLRAVAAGAVAFAHVPWLHHSLKPGSQTRHLLEEGFIGVPFFFVLSGFVLAYTYHDRFPALDRRTLAGYFVARAARIYPVHWLTLALAVGIALATARPGDFASRLGPFVANATLTHAWVPDLDYIQSFNSVSWTLSIEVFFYLCLPALVWAAGRVRTGVLVGAAAAACAAQAGAVAACVADPFGLPDVWKLWLANVCPLTRLGEFAAGVALGVQFARAGPGKPGSGLRGRIVWTALEVAAAAVVFLMMKWSSGVPMLLRLSGYYPPAMAVLVALYARERGYFSALLGGRVPVYLGGISFSFYMLHGLVFGQTERWVGTATVGAYGLTAICLAAAVGGAALVHGLFEAPVREAVVRRFRNRDTTRPQT, from the coding sequence ATGGGGCGCCCCGCGCGAGAGATTCGGTCGCTGACCGGGCTGCGAGCCGTGGCCGCGGGTGCCGTCGCCTTCGCACACGTCCCGTGGCTGCATCACTCTCTCAAACCCGGATCGCAGACCCGTCATTTGTTGGAAGAAGGGTTCATCGGCGTCCCGTTCTTCTTCGTCCTGTCGGGCTTCGTCCTCGCGTACACGTACCACGATCGGTTCCCGGCTCTGGACCGCCGGACGCTCGCCGGGTATTTCGTCGCCCGTGCCGCGCGGATCTACCCCGTCCACTGGTTGACGCTCGCCCTCGCGGTCGGGATCGCCCTCGCGACGGCTCGACCTGGGGATTTCGCCTCACGACTCGGTCCCTTCGTCGCGAACGCGACGCTCACGCACGCCTGGGTTCCCGACCTCGATTACATTCAGTCGTTCAACAGTGTGTCGTGGACGTTGTCGATCGAAGTGTTTTTCTACCTCTGTTTGCCGGCGCTGGTGTGGGCGGCGGGTCGTGTGCGGACGGGAGTGTTGGTCGGAGCGGCTGCGGCGGCGTGTGCCGCCCAGGCGGGCGCCGTCGCCGCCTGTGTAGCCGACCCGTTCGGCCTACCCGACGTGTGGAAGTTGTGGCTCGCCAACGTCTGCCCGCTCACCCGCCTGGGCGAGTTCGCGGCTGGCGTCGCGCTCGGCGTTCAGTTCGCGAGGGCGGGTCCAGGGAAACCGGGCAGTGGATTGCGCGGGCGAATCGTCTGGACGGCTCTCGAAGTGGCAGCCGCGGCGGTCGTTTTTCTGATGATGAAGTGGTCGTCCGGGGTACCGATGCTCTTGCGGCTGAGCGGGTATTACCCGCCCGCGATGGCGGTACTGGTGGCCCTCTACGCGCGCGAGCGGGGATACTTCTCGGCCCTTTTGGGCGGGCGCGTCCCGGTCTACCTGGGCGGAATCAGTTTCTCGTTTTACATGCTGCACGGGCTGGTATTCGGACAAACGGAGCGGTGGGTCGGGACCGCAACGGTCGGCGCATACGGGCTCACCGCGATCTGCTTGGCGGCGGCGGTCGGGGGCGCCGCTCTGGTCCACGGGTTGTTCGAGGCCCCGGTCCGGGAGGCGGTCGTCCGCCGCTTCCGGAATCGTGACACAACTCGGCCACAAACTTGA
- a CDS encoding beta strand repeat-containing protein: protein MLFSRNLARADRAGRPTRTPRLFIEALEDRVVPTFTSVGNFPTNFPAFPSGLAVADFNGDGNKDVLTGNGLGLGAASATASFLTGTGTGSLNPYTLTSTGNITSPSDIVTGDFNGDGIPDIAVAGAAGSTNEVAVFLGKGNGTFGAPIYTVIPGQASELGVGDFTGNGKQDLVVIGGWDISILMGNGDGTFKITQSFTFFVEAPGKIAIGDLNGDGLPDIAIPDTFFNKQINVLYNNGDGTFTAGTPITTPVNPTGVAIGDLNGDGANDIVYSSANQVSVLLGNGNGTFRTGSTYAGTTSGGTVLLADLNYDGNPDVVVGNTSIVNDQIAVLQGNGDGTLQAPVYYTAGDAPGDVALADMNGDGALDIVTANSDDALTGGVSVFLNNDKPVAPTTIQVTAPANAVAGSSVLVTVAALTSTGKYASGYSGTIHFSSSDVAAGLPPDYTFTPSDLGRHTFRVTLKTAGTQTITATDTKAPALTGTGTGTVVTPNTPSVVSVVSGNNQTATVNGTFAAPLVVKVTDAYGNVVSGATVSFVPPDSGGATALVAGATVGTVTTGANGTATSGVVSANNLTGSYTLLGVVDAAQTWAQFTLTNQAAATTTTPVASGELLGPANIYAVGTDAGPVNKVWVFNSAGVQISTFQPYPSTFFGGVRVAIEQVLGFPSEIVTAPGPGIAGNVEVFSQSGQLLKTYTPFEASFTGGINLSTGDLLQDGADAIVASADTGGGPRVQVIDGKTGTVAADFLGIQDPNFRGGVHTAVGDINGDGIPDLIVAAGQGGGPRVAIYNGASIRPGMTPQHLVQDFFVQDPNLRNGVNVAAGDFNGDGKADLVVGAGLGGAPRVTILSGASLMVGTQKVLADFFAGDPTTDRGGVRVTVTSLTSVDLITGSGPGDGTTVNRYLNSTLTPASQGTPDGVTFNGLFGVTSGVFVG, encoded by the coding sequence ATGCTGTTCTCGCGCAATCTCGCCCGCGCCGACCGGGCCGGACGCCCGACCCGGACCCCGCGGCTATTCATCGAAGCGCTCGAAGACCGCGTGGTCCCGACGTTTACGAGTGTGGGAAACTTCCCGACCAACTTCCCGGCCTTCCCGTCCGGGTTGGCGGTCGCGGATTTCAACGGCGACGGAAATAAAGACGTCCTCACCGGCAACGGCTTGGGCCTCGGCGCCGCCTCGGCGACCGCCAGCTTTTTGACCGGGACCGGGACCGGATCGCTCAACCCGTATACGCTGACCTCGACCGGCAACATCACCAGTCCGAGCGACATCGTGACCGGGGATTTTAACGGCGACGGCATCCCAGATATCGCGGTCGCGGGGGCCGCGGGCTCGACGAATGAAGTGGCCGTTTTCTTGGGTAAGGGGAACGGAACCTTCGGCGCGCCCATCTACACGGTCATTCCCGGCCAGGCCAGCGAACTCGGGGTCGGGGATTTCACCGGGAACGGGAAGCAAGATTTGGTCGTGATCGGGGGCTGGGACATCTCGATTTTGATGGGCAACGGCGACGGGACGTTTAAAATCACCCAGAGCTTCACCTTCTTCGTCGAAGCCCCGGGCAAAATCGCGATCGGCGACCTGAACGGCGACGGCCTCCCGGACATCGCCATCCCGGACACGTTCTTCAACAAACAGATCAACGTTCTTTACAACAACGGCGACGGCACGTTCACGGCCGGGACGCCGATCACGACCCCGGTGAACCCGACCGGCGTGGCGATCGGGGATCTGAACGGCGACGGGGCCAACGACATCGTTTATTCGAGCGCCAACCAGGTGTCCGTCCTACTCGGGAACGGGAACGGGACGTTCCGGACCGGGTCGACGTACGCCGGCACCACGAGCGGGGGCACGGTCCTTCTCGCCGACTTGAACTACGACGGCAACCCGGACGTCGTGGTAGGCAACACGTCGATCGTCAACGACCAGATCGCGGTCCTGCAGGGGAACGGGGACGGGACGCTCCAGGCCCCGGTGTATTACACGGCCGGGGACGCACCGGGCGACGTCGCCCTCGCCGACATGAACGGCGACGGCGCGCTCGACATCGTGACGGCGAACTCGGACGACGCGCTGACGGGCGGGGTCAGCGTCTTCCTCAACAACGACAAGCCGGTCGCCCCGACCACCATCCAGGTCACCGCGCCGGCGAACGCGGTCGCGGGGAGTTCGGTCCTCGTCACCGTGGCCGCACTGACGTCGACCGGGAAGTACGCGTCCGGGTACAGCGGGACGATCCACTTCAGCAGTTCGGACGTGGCCGCCGGCCTCCCGCCCGACTACACGTTCACCCCGAGCGACCTCGGCCGGCACACGTTCCGCGTGACCCTCAAGACGGCCGGCACCCAGACCATCACCGCGACCGACACCAAGGCCCCGGCCCTGACCGGGACGGGCACCGGGACGGTCGTCACGCCCAACACCCCGTCGGTCGTCTCGGTCGTGTCCGGGAACAACCAGACGGCGACCGTCAACGGGACGTTCGCGGCCCCGCTGGTGGTCAAGGTCACCGACGCGTACGGCAACGTGGTGTCCGGGGCGACCGTGTCGTTCGTCCCCCCGGACTCCGGCGGGGCCACCGCCCTCGTGGCCGGGGCCACCGTCGGGACGGTGACGACCGGAGCCAACGGGACGGCCACCTCGGGGGTGGTTTCGGCCAACAACCTGACCGGGTCGTACACCCTCCTGGGGGTGGTGGACGCGGCCCAGACGTGGGCCCAATTCACCCTCACGAACCAGGCGGCGGCCACGACCACCACCCCGGTCGCCAGTGGCGAGCTGCTGGGTCCGGCCAACATCTACGCGGTCGGGACGGACGCCGGCCCCGTGAACAAGGTGTGGGTCTTCAACTCCGCCGGGGTCCAGATCTCCACCTTCCAGCCGTACCCGAGTACGTTCTTCGGCGGCGTCCGGGTGGCCATCGAGCAGGTTCTCGGCTTCCCCTCGGAAATCGTCACCGCGCCCGGCCCCGGAATAGCCGGGAACGTCGAGGTGTTTTCGCAGTCCGGGCAACTGCTCAAGACGTACACGCCGTTCGAGGCGTCGTTCACCGGCGGGATCAACCTATCGACCGGGGATCTCCTCCAGGATGGGGCAGACGCGATCGTCGCCTCCGCGGACACGGGCGGAGGGCCCCGCGTCCAGGTGATCGACGGCAAGACCGGGACGGTCGCCGCGGACTTCCTGGGCATCCAGGACCCGAACTTCCGGGGCGGTGTCCATACGGCGGTCGGGGACATCAACGGGGATGGCATCCCCGACCTGATCGTCGCGGCGGGGCAAGGAGGCGGTCCGCGGGTGGCCATTTACAACGGGGCGTCGATCCGCCCGGGCATGACGCCACAGCACTTGGTCCAGGACTTCTTCGTCCAGGACCCGAACCTGCGGAACGGGGTGAACGTCGCGGCCGGCGACTTCAACGGGGACGGGAAGGCGGACCTGGTGGTCGGGGCCGGCCTGGGCGGCGCGCCGCGGGTCACGATCCTGTCCGGGGCCAGCCTGATGGTCGGCACCCAGAAAGTCCTGGCGGACTTCTTCGCCGGCGACCCGACGACCGACCGCGGCGGGGTCCGGGTGACGGTCACGAGCCTCACCTCGGTCGACCTCATCACCGGTAGCGGCCCCGGCGACGGTACGACCGTCAACCGGTATCTCAACAGTACACTGACGCCGGCCAGCCAGGGCACTCCCGACGGCGTCACGTTCAACGGCCTGTTCGGGGTGACGTCCGGCGTGTTCGTCGGATAA
- a CDS encoding rhodanese-like domain-containing protein, translating to MGKQHSPGFLKIVTDAKSRVKECTVDDVVRRQAAGDPFALVDVREDSEYAAAHAAGAVHLGKGVLERDIEKKFPDPATPLVFYCGGGFRSALAADAAQQMGYTNVISMDGGWSAWTAKGLPVER from the coding sequence ATGGGAAAACAACATAGCCCCGGATTTCTCAAGATCGTGACCGACGCCAAGAGCCGGGTGAAGGAGTGTACGGTCGACGACGTGGTTCGGCGGCAAGCGGCCGGCGACCCGTTTGCCCTGGTGGACGTGCGCGAAGATAGCGAATACGCGGCCGCACACGCGGCCGGCGCGGTTCACCTGGGCAAGGGCGTCCTCGAGCGGGACATCGAGAAGAAGTTCCCGGACCCGGCCACGCCGCTGGTGTTCTACTGCGGCGGCGGCTTCCGGTCCGCGCTCGCGGCCGACGCCGCACAGCAAATGGGGTACACCAACGTCATCAGCATGGACGGCGGGTGGAGCGCCTGGACGGCGAAGGGGCTGCCGGTCGAACGTTAA
- a CDS encoding carbon starvation protein A — MPVMLGVLVILALAYRYYSAFLAAKVAALDDSRITPAVRLNDGQNYHPTNRWVLFGHHFAAISGAGPLIGPVLAIQYGYMPGLIWLVVGVCLAGAVQDMLVLAASVRRDGKSLAEIARHELGKPAAVVASLAILFIVVIALAGLGFVVVKALGGEEAKLPAGMTIAVPEGMLLRRVAGADDGKAEIYELPAGCSVQYSAGQDAIRRSEPFRVKVPSGFVSDAGISQLIDTRNTDVKFFSPEDRQRLMKSEAEKKGVTVADLHRLTLPPGCTQVVPGSSWGTFTIACTIPIALLVGLWMYRIRPGRVVEASLMGGFLVLAATVGGAEIPGSKLEPFFSLTREQTLLALCVYGFIAAVLPVWLLLGPRDYLSSFLKIGTVGLLIASVIVANPPLQAPELNETFINGGPTFGGNIFPFVFICVMCGAVSGFHSLVSSGTTPKMIEKESHVRGIGYGAMLIESLVGVTALIAAASLPPDLYYDINIAIGDAPKWQEKVNEINAKYGVPKPPAEANDPLHAAGVGGLTHLDLGKVEEKVGGESLRGRTGGAVTLAVGMSVIFEDAFRWLGVTGDWLLKYWYHFAIMFEALFILTTIDAGTRIGRFLLQETLGRVYAPFGRPDWLPGSILASGVITSGWGFLISTGSIDTIWPMFGVANQLLAVLALALVTTWLVNTGRGRYAWVTLLPMLFVVSTTMTAGTQLVTVRFPKMIADGRATAGYLNMGLTLFVMCTVCAVVLWCAARWVGVAAGMLATRKE; from the coding sequence ATGCCGGTGATGCTCGGCGTCCTGGTCATTCTCGCCCTCGCGTACCGCTATTATTCCGCGTTCCTGGCGGCCAAGGTCGCGGCGCTGGACGACTCGCGGATCACGCCCGCGGTCCGACTGAACGACGGCCAAAACTACCACCCGACGAACCGGTGGGTGCTGTTCGGCCACCACTTCGCGGCCATCTCCGGCGCGGGGCCGCTGATCGGCCCGGTGCTGGCGATCCAGTACGGGTACATGCCGGGGCTGATCTGGCTGGTGGTCGGCGTCTGCCTGGCCGGGGCCGTGCAGGACATGCTCGTGCTGGCCGCGTCCGTGCGGCGGGACGGTAAGTCGCTGGCCGAGATCGCGCGGCACGAACTCGGCAAACCGGCGGCCGTGGTCGCGTCTCTGGCAATCCTGTTCATCGTCGTGATCGCACTCGCGGGCCTGGGCTTCGTGGTGGTGAAAGCCCTCGGCGGCGAGGAAGCGAAGCTGCCCGCGGGGATGACGATCGCGGTGCCCGAGGGGATGCTGTTGCGACGCGTCGCGGGAGCCGACGACGGGAAGGCGGAGATTTACGAGTTGCCGGCGGGCTGTTCCGTTCAGTACTCCGCGGGGCAGGACGCGATCCGGCGGTCCGAACCGTTCCGGGTCAAAGTCCCGAGTGGCTTCGTGTCGGACGCCGGCATCTCACAATTGATTGACACTCGGAATACCGATGTCAAGTTCTTCTCTCCCGAGGACCGACAACGTCTTATGAAATCGGAAGCCGAGAAGAAGGGCGTCACGGTAGCCGATTTACACCGATTGACCCTTCCGCCCGGCTGCACCCAGGTCGTCCCCGGCAGTTCGTGGGGCACGTTCACCATCGCCTGCACGATTCCGATCGCGCTGCTCGTGGGCCTCTGGATGTACCGCATCCGGCCGGGTCGGGTGGTCGAGGCGTCCTTGATGGGCGGGTTTCTCGTGCTGGCCGCCACGGTTGGCGGGGCGGAGATCCCGGGGTCGAAGTTGGAGCCCTTCTTTTCGTTGACCCGCGAGCAGACGCTGCTCGCCCTCTGCGTCTACGGGTTCATCGCGGCGGTATTGCCCGTGTGGCTCCTACTCGGGCCGCGAGACTACCTGTCGAGCTTCTTGAAGATCGGCACCGTGGGGCTGCTGATCGCGAGCGTGATCGTCGCCAACCCGCCGCTCCAGGCGCCGGAGCTGAACGAGACGTTCATCAACGGCGGGCCGACGTTCGGGGGCAACATCTTTCCGTTCGTGTTCATCTGCGTGATGTGCGGGGCGGTGAGCGGGTTCCACTCGCTCGTCTCGTCCGGGACCACGCCCAAGATGATCGAGAAGGAGTCGCACGTCCGCGGCATCGGGTACGGGGCGATGCTGATCGAGAGCCTGGTCGGGGTGACGGCGCTGATCGCCGCCGCCTCGCTCCCGCCGGACCTGTATTACGACATCAACATCGCCATCGGCGACGCGCCCAAGTGGCAGGAGAAGGTCAACGAAATCAACGCGAAATACGGCGTCCCGAAGCCGCCCGCGGAAGCGAACGACCCGCTCCACGCGGCCGGGGTGGGCGGGCTGACCCACCTCGACCTGGGCAAGGTCGAGGAGAAAGTCGGGGGCGAATCACTCCGGGGCCGGACCGGCGGCGCGGTCACGCTCGCGGTCGGCATGTCGGTCATCTTTGAGGATGCGTTTCGGTGGCTCGGCGTGACCGGCGACTGGCTGCTCAAGTACTGGTATCACTTCGCGATCATGTTCGAGGCGCTGTTCATCCTGACCACGATCGACGCCGGCACCCGGATCGGCCGGTTCCTGCTCCAGGAGACGCTGGGCCGCGTGTACGCCCCGTTCGGCCGGCCCGACTGGCTGCCCGGGTCGATCCTCGCCAGCGGTGTCATCACCAGCGGGTGGGGGTTTCTCATCAGCACCGGGTCGATCGACACCATCTGGCCGATGTTCGGCGTGGCGAACCAACTCCTCGCGGTCCTCGCCCTCGCGCTGGTGACGACCTGGTTGGTGAACACCGGCCGCGGGCGGTACGCGTGGGTGACGCTGCTGCCGATGCTGTTCGTGGTCAGCACGACGATGACGGCCGGCACGCAACTGGTGACCGTCCGCTTCCCGAAGATGATCGCCGACGGCCGGGCGACGGCCGGCTACCTGAACATGGGGTTGACGCTGTTCGTGATGTGTACCGTCTGCGCCGTCGTCCTGTGGTGCGCGGCCCGGTGGGTCGGCGTGGCGGCCGGGATGCTGGCGACGCGGAAAGAATAA